Within the Leisingera thetidis genome, the region CCTGGCCAACGGCGAACGCTGGGAAGCCGAGATTGCCCGCAACCTGGAAATCGACGCGCCGTACCGATGAGAGCGCTGCGCAAAAGTTTTCTGAAAACTTTTGCCAAGACTTTTCTGAAAAGTCTTGGACCGGAGGAGAGGACATGACCAAACAGCCGCCCAATCCGTTTGAGGCCATGATGGAACAGATGCAGGCACAGGCCCAGCAGATGGCCAAGGCGTTCAACCCGGCGCTGGAGAACTTCTCGCCCTCCGAGGCTTTCAGGGAGTTCGAGGCGCTGTGGCCCACCATGCCCAAAGAGGTCATGGAAATGATGTTCGGCAACACCATCAACAAGGACGGGCTGGATGCCAAGACCCGGCTGCTGCTGACACTGGCCGGGCTGACCTGCCAGGGCGCCCAGGCCGACAGTGCGGTGCGCCAGACCGTGCGCCACGCAGTTGCGGCGGGGGCAAAGAAACAAGAGATCGTGGAAACGATCGGACAGATGTCGGTGTTTGCCGGCATTCCGGCCATGAACCGGGCGCTGGAGCTGGCGCAGGCGGTCATGGACGAACAAAGGGACGATGAGACATGAGCGTTTTTGCCTTCTACCTCTTCGCCGTCAGCGCCATCACCGGCGGGCTGTTCACCGTGATCAGCCGCCAGCCGGTGCATTCGGTGCTGTGGCTGATCCTGGCCTTTCTTTCCTCGGCCGGGCTGTTTGTGCTGTTGGGGGCGGAGTTCGTCGCCATGCTGCTGGTCATCGTCTACGTGGGGGCGGTTGCGGTACTGTTCCTGTTTGTGGTGATGATGCTGGACGTGGACTTTGCCGAGCTGAAGGCGGAGATGGCGCGCTACATGCCGCTGGCGCTGCTGATCGGCCTGGTGATCCTGATGCAATTCGTGATGGCGTTCGGGGTCTGGGAAACCGCCCATAAGGCGCCGGAGCTGCTGGCCAATCCGGTGCCTGCGGACCGCCACAACACCGAGGCGCTCGGCCTCATCATCTATGATCAATATTTCCTTCTGTTCCAGCTGGCGGGCCTGATCCTGCTGGTGGCGATGATCGGCGCGATCGTGCTGACCCTGCGCCACCGCACCGACGTCAAGCGCCAGGACGTGGTTGCGCAGATGATGCGCGACCCGGCCGTGGCGATGGAGCTTAGGGACGTGAAACCGGGGCAGGGGCTGTGAGCACATGATCGGACTTGAACATTATCTGACCGTCGCGGCGACGCTGTTCGTCATCGGCATCTTCGGACTCTTCCTGAACCGCAAGAACGTGATCATCCTGCTGATGAGCATCGAGCTGATGCTGCTGGCGGTGAACATCAACCTCGTCGCCTTCTCGTCGTTCCTGGGCGATCTGGTGGGGCAGGTCTTTACCCTGTTCGTGCTGACCGTGGCCGCGGCCGAGGCCGCCATTGGCCTTGCGATCCTGGTCTGCTTCTTCCGCAACCGCGGCACCATCGCCGTCGAAGACGTCAACGTGATGAAGGGCTGAAGAACCATGGAAACCATCCTCCTCTTTGCCCCGCTGGCGGGGGCCGTGATCTGCGGCTTCGGCTGGAAGTTCATCGGCGAGAAAGCCGCCACCGTGACCGCCACGGCGCTGCTGTTCCTGGCGGCGCTGCTCAGCTGGATCACCTTCCTGTCGTTTGACGGGCTGACCCAGAACATCGAGATCTTCCGCTGGATCGAAAGCGGCTCGCTGTCGACCTCCTGGGCGATCCGTCTGGACCGGCTGACCGCGATCATGCTGATCGTGATCACCACCGTGTCCTCGCTGGTGCACCTCTATTCCTTCGGCTACATGGACCATGACCCGCAGTGGAAAGAGGGCGAGAGCTACAAGCCGCGCTTCTTTGCCTATCTGTCGTTCTTCACCTTCGCGATGCTGATGCTGGTGACCTCCGACAATCTGGTGCAGATGTTCTTCGGCTGGGAAGGCGTCGGCGTCGCCTCCTACCTGCTGATCGGCTTCTACTACCGCAAGCCAAGCGCCAATGCCGCCGCGATGAAGGCGTTCATCGTCAACCGCGTCGGCGACTTCGGCTTTGCGCTGGGGATCTTCGGGCTGTTCTTCCTGACCGACAGCATCAACCTGGCAGACATTTTTGCCGCAGCCCCCGCGCTGGCGGAAACCCAGGTCTCCTTCCTGTGGGCCGAGTGGAATGCCGCAAACCTGATTGCCTTCCTGCTGTTCGTCGGCGCGATGGGCAAATCGGCGCAGCTCTTGCTGCACACCTGGCTGCCGGACGCGATGGAAGGCCCGACCCCGGTGTCGGCGCTGATCCACGCGGCCACCATGGTGACCGCGGGCGTGTTCCTGGTCTGCCGCATGTCGCCGCTGATGGAATTCGCGCCCGAGGCTGCCGCCTTCATCACCGTGATCGGCGCCGCGACGGCATTCTTTGCCGCGACCGTGGGGCTGGTGCAGAACGACATCAAGCGGGTGATCGCCTATTCGACCTGTTCGCAGCTCGGCTACATGTTTGTGGCCGCCGGCGTCGGCATGTACTCCGCCGCCATGTTCCACTTGTTCACCCACGCCTTCTTCAAGGCGATGCTGTTCCTGGGCGCCGGTTCGGTGATCCACGCCATGCACCACGAGCAGGACATGCGGAACTACGGGAACTTGCGCAAGAAGATCCCCTATACCTTCTGGGCGATGATGATCGGCACCCTGGCCATCACCGGCGTCGGCATTCCGCTGAGCGGCTGGATCGGCTTTGCCGGCTTCGTGTCCAAGGATGCGATCATCGAAAGCGCCTATGCGGGCGGCTCGATGTTCGGTTTCTGGGCGCTGGTGATCGCGGCCTTCATGACCTCCTTCTACTCTTGGCGCCTGATGTTCATGACCTTCTACGGCGAGGCACGCGGCGACAAGCACACCCACGACCACGCCCATGAAAGTCCCTGGACCATGCTGGTGCCGCTGGGCGTGCTGGCGGTGGGTTCGATCACCGCGGGCATGATCTGGTACGGCAGCTTCTTCGGCCACGCCGATCAGGTCGGCAAGTTCTACGGCATCCCGATGGCGGAAGCCTCCGCAGCGGCACATGGTGAAGAGGCCGGCCACGGCGAAGAGGCCGCGCATGGCGGCGCTGCGGCCGAAGGCGGGCACCACTATGTGTTTGCCGGCAAGCCGGGCGAGGGCGGGATCTACATTGGCAAGGACAACCACATCCTGGAGGATGCCCATGCGGCGCCGACATGGGTGAAACTGTCCCCGTTCATTGCAATGCTGGGCGGCCTGATCCTGGCCTACCTCTTCTACATCGTGAACCCGTCGCTGCCCAAACGTCTGGCACAGCAGCAGCGCCCGCTGTACCTGTTCCTGCTCAACAAATGGTACTTTGACGAGATCTACAACGTGATCTTCGTCAAACCGGCGGTGGCCCTGGGCCGCTTCTTCTGGAAGCGCGGCGATGGCAATACCATCGACGGCTTCCTGAACGGCCTCGCCATGGGCGTGGTTCCCTTCTTCACCCGCCTCGCAGGCCGCGCACAGTCCGGCTACATCTTCACTTATGCCTTCTGGATGGTGCTGGGCATTGCCGCCCTGGTCACCTGGATGTCGATCGGCGGAGGAGCGCACTGATGGACAATCTCCTTTCTATTGTCACCTTCATCCCGGCGCTTGCGGCGGCCATTCTGGCCCTGTTCCTGCGCGGCGAGGAAAAGGCAGCACAGCGCAACGCCAAGTTTGTGGCGCTCTTTGCCACCACGATCACCTTCCTGGTGAGCCTGGGGATCTATTTCGAGTTCGACCCGGCCAACACCGGCTTTCAGTTCGTCGAGGACCGGGCGTGGATCTTCGGGCTGAAGTACAAGATGGGCGTCGATGGCATCTCGGTGCTGTTCGTGATGCTGACCACCTTCATCATGCCGCTGACCATCCTGGCCAGCTGGAGCGTCACCGACCGCGTCAAGGAATACATGATCGCCTTCCTGCTGCTGGAAACGCTGATGCTGGGCGTCTTCATGGCGCTGGACCTGGTGCTGTTCTACCTGTTCTTCGAGGCAGGCCTCATTCCGATGTTCCTGATCATCGGCATCTGGGGCGGCAAGGAGCGGATCTACGCCTCCTTCAAGTTCTTCCTCTACACCTTCTTCGGCTCGGTGCTGATGCTGGTGGCGATGGTCTTCATGTATGTGGATGCCGGCACCACTGATATCGAAACCCTGCTGACCCACAGCTTCTCGGCGGCGTCCTTTGACGTGCTGGGGGTTCACATCGTGGGCGGCGCGCAGACGCTGATGTTCCTGGCGTTCTTTGCCTCCTTCGCGGTGAAGATGCCGATGTGGCCGGTGCACACCTGGCTGCCGGACGCGCACGTGCAGGCGCCGACTGCCGGTTCCGTGGTGCTGGCGGCGATCCTCTTGAAGATGGGCGGCTACGGCTTCCTGCGC harbors:
- a CDS encoding carboxymuconolactone decarboxylase family protein, which produces MTKQPPNPFEAMMEQMQAQAQQMAKAFNPALENFSPSEAFREFEALWPTMPKEVMEMMFGNTINKDGLDAKTRLLLTLAGLTCQGAQADSAVRQTVRHAVAAGAKKQEIVETIGQMSVFAGIPAMNRALELAQAVMDEQRDDET
- a CDS encoding NADH-quinone oxidoreductase subunit J gives rise to the protein MSVFAFYLFAVSAITGGLFTVISRQPVHSVLWLILAFLSSAGLFVLLGAEFVAMLLVIVYVGAVAVLFLFVVMMLDVDFAELKAEMARYMPLALLIGLVILMQFVMAFGVWETAHKAPELLANPVPADRHNTEALGLIIYDQYFLLFQLAGLILLVAMIGAIVLTLRHRTDVKRQDVVAQMMRDPAVAMELRDVKPGQGL
- the nuoK gene encoding NADH-quinone oxidoreductase subunit NuoK translates to MIGLEHYLTVAATLFVIGIFGLFLNRKNVIILLMSIELMLLAVNINLVAFSSFLGDLVGQVFTLFVLTVAAAEAAIGLAILVCFFRNRGTIAVEDVNVMKG
- the nuoL gene encoding NADH-quinone oxidoreductase subunit L, with the protein product METILLFAPLAGAVICGFGWKFIGEKAATVTATALLFLAALLSWITFLSFDGLTQNIEIFRWIESGSLSTSWAIRLDRLTAIMLIVITTVSSLVHLYSFGYMDHDPQWKEGESYKPRFFAYLSFFTFAMLMLVTSDNLVQMFFGWEGVGVASYLLIGFYYRKPSANAAAMKAFIVNRVGDFGFALGIFGLFFLTDSINLADIFAAAPALAETQVSFLWAEWNAANLIAFLLFVGAMGKSAQLLLHTWLPDAMEGPTPVSALIHAATMVTAGVFLVCRMSPLMEFAPEAAAFITVIGAATAFFAATVGLVQNDIKRVIAYSTCSQLGYMFVAAGVGMYSAAMFHLFTHAFFKAMLFLGAGSVIHAMHHEQDMRNYGNLRKKIPYTFWAMMIGTLAITGVGIPLSGWIGFAGFVSKDAIIESAYAGGSMFGFWALVIAAFMTSFYSWRLMFMTFYGEARGDKHTHDHAHESPWTMLVPLGVLAVGSITAGMIWYGSFFGHADQVGKFYGIPMAEASAAAHGEEAGHGEEAAHGGAAAEGGHHYVFAGKPGEGGIYIGKDNHILEDAHAAPTWVKLSPFIAMLGGLILAYLFYIVNPSLPKRLAQQQRPLYLFLLNKWYFDEIYNVIFVKPAVALGRFFWKRGDGNTIDGFLNGLAMGVVPFFTRLAGRAQSGYIFTYAFWMVLGIAALVTWMSIGGGAH
- a CDS encoding NADH-quinone oxidoreductase subunit M, with product MDNLLSIVTFIPALAAAILALFLRGEEKAAQRNAKFVALFATTITFLVSLGIYFEFDPANTGFQFVEDRAWIFGLKYKMGVDGISVLFVMLTTFIMPLTILASWSVTDRVKEYMIAFLLLETLMLGVFMALDLVLFYLFFEAGLIPMFLIIGIWGGKERIYASFKFFLYTFFGSVLMLVAMVFMYVDAGTTDIETLLTHSFSAASFDVLGVHIVGGAQTLMFLAFFASFAVKMPMWPVHTWLPDAHVQAPTAGSVVLAAILLKMGGYGFLRFSLPMFPVGADVMTDVVLWMSAIAVVYTSLVAMVQEDMKKLIAYSSVAHMGFVTMGIFAANQQGIDGAIFQMLSHGFISAALFLCVGVIYDRMHTRDIDAYGGLVIRMPAYALVFMFFTMGNVGLPGTSGFVGEFLTLMGAFQKNTWVTAVAATGVIFSAGYALWLYRRVVFGDLIKGSLMGIRDMSARERFVFAPLVAMTLLLGVYPSLVTDIIAPSTEALIANFNQSLAAADTSAATRIASH